A section of the Streptomyces sp. NBC_01408 genome encodes:
- a CDS encoding DUF4097 family beta strand repeat-containing protein, producing MPSFDTPEPISATAHVEAGSIQFTASDRLDTVVEVRPRDPKRDQDVRAAGQTEVTYAGGVLTVRTPKQRSLLGRTGTVDVTVELPTGSGVDMTGAWAQVLGEGRLGEVRVKTSAGDVRLDATGPLHLTASHGSITVDRIEGMAEISTSSGSLRVGTVNGSAVLKNSHGTTTVGAVTGDLRVSGSNGDIDIARAEASVVATTAHGTLRVGEVARSTVRLETSYGAIEVGIREGTAAWLDVSSGSGQVRNTLAASEAPEKAEDTVEVRARTRYGNIDVRRARA from the coding sequence ATGCCTTCTTTCGACACTCCCGAACCGATCTCGGCCACGGCGCACGTGGAGGCCGGTTCCATCCAGTTCACCGCGAGTGACCGCCTCGACACCGTGGTCGAGGTGCGGCCCCGCGATCCGAAGCGGGACCAGGACGTACGGGCGGCCGGCCAGACCGAGGTTACGTACGCGGGCGGCGTCCTGACCGTCAGGACGCCCAAGCAGCGCTCTCTCCTCGGGCGCACCGGCACCGTCGACGTGACGGTCGAACTGCCCACGGGCTCGGGCGTCGACATGACCGGCGCCTGGGCCCAGGTGCTCGGCGAGGGCCGGCTCGGTGAGGTCCGGGTGAAGACCTCGGCCGGTGACGTCCGCCTCGACGCGACCGGGCCGCTGCACCTGACCGCCTCCCACGGTTCGATCACCGTCGACCGGATCGAGGGCATGGCCGAGATCAGCACCAGCTCCGGCAGCCTGCGCGTCGGCACCGTCAACGGTTCCGCCGTCCTGAAGAACTCGCACGGCACCACGACCGTCGGCGCCGTGACCGGCGACCTGCGGGTGAGTGGCTCCAACGGCGACATCGACATCGCGCGCGCCGAGGCCTCGGTCGTCGCCACCACCGCCCACGGCACCCTGCGCGTGGGTGAAGTGGCCCGCAGCACCGTCCGGTTGGAGACCTCCTACGGAGCCATCGAGGTCGGCATCCGCGAGGGCACCGCCGCCTGGCTCGACGTCAGCTCGGGCTCCGGCCAGGTGCGCAACACGCTCGCCGCCTCCGAGGCCCCGGAGAAGGCCGAGGACACCGTCGAGGTCCGCGCCCGGACCCGCTACGGCAACATCGACGTGCGCCGGGCCCGGGCCTGA
- a CDS encoding toxin-antitoxin system HicB family antitoxin, whose translation MDLTPYVDTLRRELAVAAEAGGEDARELAERLTAPLESATRLTMLNVLSAAMDEITRELAPGSVDVRLRGLEPDFVVTLPPTGGGPAEAPAAPAEPLRAQAPADGDEGGTARVNLRLPAHLKARAEEAASREGLSVNAWLVRAVSAAVEGGGAPRTTERARTIGQNFTGWVR comes from the coding sequence ATGGACCTCACCCCGTATGTCGACACCCTCCGCCGCGAACTCGCGGTGGCCGCCGAAGCGGGCGGGGAAGATGCCCGCGAGCTGGCCGAACGGCTCACCGCTCCGCTGGAGTCGGCGACCCGTCTGACCATGCTCAATGTGCTCTCCGCCGCGATGGACGAGATCACCCGCGAGCTCGCCCCCGGCTCGGTCGACGTACGGCTGCGCGGGCTGGAGCCCGACTTCGTGGTGACGCTGCCGCCCACCGGTGGCGGCCCCGCGGAAGCGCCCGCCGCGCCCGCCGAACCGCTGAGGGCGCAGGCGCCGGCCGACGGCGACGAGGGCGGCACCGCCCGCGTCAATCTGCGTCTGCCGGCCCACCTCAAGGCACGCGCCGAGGAGGCCGCGAGCCGCGAGGGCCTGTCGGTCAACGCGTGGCTGGTCCGGGCCGTGTCGGCCGCGGTCGAGGGCGGTGGCGCGCCGCGTACGACGGAGAGGGCCCGCACCATCGGACAGAACTTCACGGGCTGGGTCCGCTAG
- a CDS encoding glycosyltransferase, whose product MVGLAVALRELGAEVRVCAPPDEEFAERLAGVGVPVVPAGRPVRPLVVSVTPGSAEGLAQRASELMAAQFDTVAAAAEGCEVLVATGPLPVTAGARSVAEKLGIRYVHVSHQPVSLPSPYRRPPARRGQTVPEATDNRALWDRDARIANTMFGDMLNTQRASFGLPPVDSIRDYAFTDRPWLATDPVLDPWQPTADLDVVQTGAWLPADERPLPDELVAFLDAGAPPVYVGFGSMPMSAPKELARVAVEAIRAQGRRAVVYRGWAELDLIDDQDDCFVVGEVNQRALFLRTAAVVHHGSAGTTTTATGAGAPQVVVAQGADQPYWADRVAELGIGVAHDGPAPTTESLSAALRTALAPGTRARATAVAGTIRTDGTTVAAKLLLHAVA is encoded by the coding sequence ATGGTGGGGCTCGCGGTGGCGTTGCGGGAGCTGGGCGCGGAGGTGCGCGTGTGTGCGCCGCCGGACGAGGAGTTCGCGGAGCGGCTGGCCGGGGTCGGTGTGCCGGTGGTGCCCGCCGGTCGGCCCGTGCGCCCGTTGGTGGTCTCGGTGACGCCGGGGTCGGCGGAGGGCCTGGCGCAGCGCGCTTCCGAGCTGATGGCCGCGCAGTTCGACACGGTCGCCGCGGCCGCCGAGGGGTGTGAAGTGCTGGTGGCGACCGGCCCGTTGCCGGTCACGGCGGGCGCGCGGTCGGTGGCCGAGAAGCTCGGCATCCGCTACGTGCACGTGAGTCACCAGCCGGTCAGCCTGCCGTCGCCGTACCGCCGGCCGCCCGCGCGGCGGGGCCAGACGGTGCCGGAGGCCACCGACAACCGGGCGCTGTGGGACCGGGACGCCCGGATCGCGAACACGATGTTCGGCGACATGCTCAACACCCAGCGGGCGTCGTTCGGCCTGCCACCGGTGGACAGCATCCGCGACTACGCCTTCACCGACCGCCCGTGGCTGGCCACGGACCCGGTCCTGGACCCGTGGCAACCGACGGCGGACCTCGACGTGGTGCAGACCGGCGCGTGGCTGCCGGCCGACGAACGCCCGCTCCCGGACGAGTTGGTGGCCTTCCTGGACGCCGGTGCACCACCGGTGTACGTGGGATTCGGCAGCATGCCGATGAGCGCCCCGAAGGAACTCGCCCGGGTCGCCGTCGAGGCGATCCGCGCGCAGGGCCGCCGCGCGGTCGTCTACCGCGGCTGGGCCGAGCTGGACCTGATCGACGACCAGGACGACTGCTTCGTCGTCGGCGAGGTCAACCAGCGGGCGCTGTTCCTCCGGACGGCCGCCGTCGTGCACCACGGCAGCGCGGGCACGACGACGACCGCCACCGGGGCCGGTGCGCCGCAGGTGGTGGTGGCGCAGGGGGCGGACCAGCCGTACTGGGCCGACCGCGTGGCCGAGCTGGGCATCGGCGTGGCACACGACGGTCCTGCCCCGACCACCGAGTCCCTGTCGGCCGCGCTCAGGACGGCCCTGGCCCCCGGGACCCGCGCACGAGCGACCGCCGTGGCCGGCACGATCCGCACCGACGGGACGACGGTGGCCGCGAAGCTGCTGCTCCACGCGGTCGCCTAG
- a CDS encoding MMPL family transporter, with amino-acid sequence MLSKALLRLGASAARHPWRVIAAWLIAATLTVLAAVAFGGRTADSMTAPGLDSGQAAELIERAGTGQEGMTAQVVVTPLDGGATFFDHGSARTALTRLQTEVERLPHVLGTSDPAGALDAGGDTAVRGGLVSADGRIAVVRVQYPDQSRLSAEDLDALVDLGDRLRAELPLRIEMGGNLFYAFSDPDGGASELIGLLAAAAILFLAFGSLVAAALPIGMAVFGLTIGVATMTVLAGVTEVPTFAPVLGSMVGLGVGIDYALFVLARHREYLACGLDPQAAAGRAVATAGRPVVFAGGTVVVSILGLAVANVPFMTVGGVAVSIVVLTMVLASVTLLPAFLGAAGPRLARAGRIGRALQTRKLGRLARRRDPAAGAAHAAGWRRWIGHVSQHPVPYAVGAAGLLLTATLPVLGLRVGLPDDGSLPHSRTERRAYDLVAEGFGPGTNGPLVIAADPTGDPGVLDRLVATVAADPGIASVAPTHIDQATGIATLVVFPTTSPQDKATADTIARLRTDVLPTAIGHGPARAHVGGAAASLSDVGQRTSQRLPVFVAAVLAMSFLLLMLVFRSILVPLKAVLLNLLSIGAAYGIMVAVFQWGWGGALIGLEATVPIVSFIPMFLFAILFGLSMDYEVFLLSRVREEYLRTGDNGTAIVEGVSRTARIITSAALIMVAVFLSFAVAEDPSTKMFGLGLATAIFIDATVVRMVLVPATMTLLGRTNWWLPKWLDRMLPRGPVGTDDTDAESTGEAPPPRLVDR; translated from the coding sequence ATGCTCTCGAAAGCCCTGTTGCGCCTGGGCGCAAGCGCCGCCCGCCATCCCTGGCGGGTGATCGCGGCATGGCTGATCGCCGCCACGCTCACCGTCCTCGCCGCCGTCGCCTTCGGCGGGCGGACCGCGGACTCGATGACCGCCCCGGGACTGGACTCCGGACAGGCCGCGGAACTGATCGAGCGGGCAGGCACCGGCCAGGAGGGGATGACCGCCCAAGTGGTCGTCACCCCCCTCGACGGCGGTGCGACGTTCTTCGACCACGGCAGCGCGCGCACCGCTCTCACGCGGCTGCAGACCGAGGTGGAGCGGCTGCCGCACGTGCTCGGCACGAGCGACCCGGCGGGGGCACTCGACGCGGGCGGGGACACCGCCGTGCGCGGCGGCCTCGTTTCGGCCGACGGGCGGATCGCAGTCGTCCGGGTGCAGTACCCCGACCAGAGCCGGCTGTCGGCCGAAGACCTCGACGCCCTCGTCGATCTCGGCGACCGGCTGCGCGCCGAGCTGCCCCTGCGCATCGAGATGGGCGGGAACCTCTTCTACGCCTTCTCCGACCCCGACGGCGGCGCGAGCGAGCTGATCGGCCTCCTCGCCGCGGCCGCGATCCTGTTCCTGGCGTTCGGTTCGCTCGTCGCCGCCGCGCTGCCGATCGGCATGGCGGTCTTCGGGCTGACCATCGGGGTCGCCACGATGACGGTACTGGCGGGGGTGACAGAGGTCCCCACCTTCGCACCGGTCCTGGGCAGCATGGTCGGGCTCGGAGTGGGCATCGACTACGCGCTGTTCGTGCTCGCCAGGCACCGGGAGTACCTCGCGTGCGGGCTCGATCCGCAGGCGGCGGCCGGACGAGCGGTGGCAACGGCGGGTCGGCCGGTGGTCTTCGCCGGCGGCACCGTCGTCGTATCGATCCTCGGCCTGGCGGTCGCGAACGTGCCGTTCATGACGGTGGGCGGGGTTGCCGTCTCGATCGTCGTCCTGACGATGGTGCTCGCGTCGGTGACGCTGCTGCCGGCCTTCCTCGGCGCGGCGGGCCCGCGCCTGGCCCGGGCCGGCCGGATCGGCCGGGCTCTGCAGACCAGGAAGCTGGGCCGACTCGCACGGCGGCGGGACCCGGCGGCAGGCGCCGCCCACGCCGCCGGGTGGCGTCGCTGGATCGGGCACGTCAGCCAGCACCCGGTGCCGTACGCGGTCGGCGCGGCGGGGCTGCTGCTGACCGCGACGCTGCCCGTGCTCGGCCTGCGCGTCGGCCTGCCCGACGACGGCTCACTGCCCCACAGCCGTACCGAGCGCCGGGCCTACGACCTCGTCGCCGAGGGGTTCGGCCCGGGCACCAACGGTCCCCTCGTCATCGCCGCGGACCCCACCGGTGATCCGGGAGTGCTGGACCGACTCGTCGCAACGGTCGCGGCGGATCCGGGCATCGCATCCGTCGCGCCGACGCACATCGATCAGGCCACCGGCATCGCGACCCTCGTGGTGTTCCCGACCACCAGCCCTCAGGACAAGGCCACGGCCGACACCATCGCCCGGCTGCGCACCGACGTGCTGCCCACGGCGATCGGGCACGGCCCGGCCAGGGCCCACGTCGGCGGCGCCGCCGCGAGCCTGTCCGATGTGGGCCAACGCACCAGCCAACGCCTGCCGGTGTTCGTCGCCGCCGTGCTGGCGATGTCGTTCCTGCTGCTGATGCTGGTCTTCCGCTCGATACTCGTACCGCTCAAGGCGGTACTGCTGAACCTGCTGAGCATCGGCGCGGCCTACGGCATCATGGTCGCGGTCTTCCAGTGGGGCTGGGGAGGTGCACTCATCGGGCTGGAAGCGACGGTTCCGATCGTGTCGTTCATCCCGATGTTCCTCTTCGCCATCCTGTTCGGCCTGTCGATGGACTACGAGGTGTTCCTCCTCTCCCGCGTACGCGAGGAGTACCTGCGCACCGGCGACAACGGCACGGCGATCGTTGAGGGTGTCTCGCGCACCGCCCGGATCATCACCTCGGCCGCCCTCATCATGGTGGCGGTCTTCCTGTCCTTCGCCGTCGCCGAGGACCCCTCCACCAAAATGTTCGGGCTCGGCCTGGCCACCGCGATCTTCATCGACGCCACGGTCGTACGCATGGTGCTGGTACCGGCGACCATGACACTCCTCGGCCGGACCAACTGGTGGCTGCCGAAGTGGCTGGACCGGATGCTTCCCCGCGGCCCGGTCGGCACCGACGACACCGACGCGGAATCCACGGGTGAGGCCCCGCCTCCACGGCTGGTTGACCGTTGA
- a CDS encoding sensor histidine kinase, whose protein sequence is MLRDDLRTLWTEPRPPGAPARVRRDWALLAAGLAGVALEATLRENVVWRPVAVVFAVWLCLLPLWRRTRPLAMVKLAFGSVILLQVASLVAAPREPVGLDTGAVVLVLVYALPRWGSGREIVLGGAVILAACTLATVTYETPVVEEVGGFVFLLLPGVVGAAVRFRVTARERQLDQVRSREREQLARELHDTVAHHVSAMVIIAQAGRVLAGTDPSAAVEALEGVEEEGARTLEEMRAMVAALRDRGVGAELAPPAGVADLERLVRTPGGRVRVDLGLDGELDALPPAVDAAVYRIVQESVTNALRHAVDATEVVVRVAAERHMVRVSVRDNGRRTGRGRDGYGLTGLRERATLLGGTLRAGPGTDRGWHVDAELPRARSESGVHSRPRR, encoded by the coding sequence GTGCTCCGAGACGACCTGCGAACCCTGTGGACCGAACCCCGGCCGCCCGGCGCGCCCGCCCGGGTGCGGCGGGACTGGGCGCTGCTCGCCGCGGGCCTTGCCGGTGTGGCGCTGGAGGCCACCCTGCGCGAGAACGTCGTGTGGCGGCCGGTGGCGGTGGTGTTCGCCGTATGGCTGTGCCTGCTGCCCCTGTGGCGCCGGACCCGCCCGCTGGCGATGGTCAAGCTGGCGTTCGGCTCGGTGATCCTGCTTCAAGTGGCCTCGCTCGTCGCCGCACCGCGCGAGCCCGTCGGCCTGGACACCGGCGCGGTCGTGCTCGTGCTGGTGTACGCGCTGCCCCGGTGGGGATCGGGACGGGAGATTGTGCTCGGTGGCGCGGTGATCCTCGCGGCCTGCACCCTGGCGACCGTCACGTACGAGACCCCGGTCGTCGAAGAGGTCGGGGGCTTCGTCTTCCTGCTGCTGCCCGGCGTGGTCGGGGCTGCAGTGCGGTTCCGGGTGACCGCTCGCGAGCGGCAGTTGGACCAGGTGCGCTCCCGCGAGCGCGAGCAGCTCGCCCGGGAACTGCACGACACGGTGGCCCACCACGTGTCGGCCATGGTGATCATCGCTCAGGCGGGCCGGGTTCTCGCGGGCACCGACCCGTCCGCCGCCGTCGAGGCGCTGGAGGGGGTCGAGGAGGAAGGAGCGCGCACGCTGGAGGAAATGCGCGCCATGGTCGCCGCGCTGCGCGACCGCGGGGTCGGCGCCGAGCTGGCGCCGCCTGCCGGTGTCGCGGATCTGGAGCGCCTGGTGCGCACCCCGGGTGGTCGCGTCAGGGTCGACCTGGGGCTCGACGGCGAGCTGGACGCGCTGCCCCCGGCCGTGGACGCGGCCGTCTACCGGATCGTGCAGGAGTCGGTGACCAACGCGCTGCGCCATGCGGTCGACGCGACCGAGGTCGTCGTCCGGGTCGCCGCGGAACGGCACATGGTGCGGGTGAGCGTGCGCGACAACGGCCGGCGCACCGGCCGGGGTCGCGACGGATACGGACTTACCGGATTGCGCGAGCGCGCGACGCTGCTCGGCGGCACACTACGAGCCGGCCCGGGTACCGACCGGGGCTGGCATGTCGACGCCGAACTGCCGAGAGCGAGGAGCGAGAGCGGTGTCCATTCGCGTCCTCGTCGCTGA
- a CDS encoding response regulator transcription factor — protein MSIRVLVADDQTIIRTGLRIMLNAQPGIEVVGEAADGREAVRLARELRPDVCLFDIRMPVLDGLEATRLVAGPGVADPLAVVVITTFDLDEYVYGALRAGARGFLLKDTGPDLLAQAVRSASGGEALIAPSVTVRLLQAFADLPAGRPVAQPVSPVTAREEQVLLAVARGLTNTEIADALHISLSTVKTHLASLMGKLGARNRVEIAMWAYETRRILPGT, from the coding sequence GTGTCCATTCGCGTCCTCGTCGCTGACGACCAGACGATCATCCGCACCGGGTTGCGGATCATGCTGAACGCCCAGCCCGGCATCGAGGTGGTCGGCGAGGCCGCCGACGGGCGGGAGGCGGTACGTCTGGCCCGCGAACTGCGCCCCGACGTCTGTCTGTTCGACATCCGCATGCCCGTACTCGACGGGCTCGAGGCCACCCGGCTGGTCGCCGGCCCGGGCGTCGCCGACCCGCTGGCCGTGGTCGTCATCACCACGTTCGACCTCGACGAGTACGTCTACGGCGCGCTGCGTGCCGGCGCCCGCGGATTCCTCCTCAAGGACACGGGACCGGACCTTCTGGCCCAGGCCGTACGGTCGGCGTCCGGCGGTGAGGCGCTCATTGCGCCCAGCGTCACCGTCCGTCTGCTCCAGGCATTCGCGGACCTGCCCGCCGGCCGGCCCGTGGCCCAGCCGGTCTCCCCCGTCACCGCCCGCGAGGAGCAGGTGCTCCTCGCCGTCGCTCGCGGGCTGACCAACACCGAGATCGCCGATGCACTGCACATCAGCCTCAGCACGGTGAAGACGCATCTGGCCAGCCTGATGGGCAAACTCGGCGCCCGCAACCGGGTCGAGATCGCGATGTGGGCCTACGAAACGCGCCGTATCCTCCCCGGAACCTGA